One Methylomonas sp. LL1 DNA window includes the following coding sequences:
- the argS gene encoding arginine--tRNA ligase, which produces MKHKLEYLLQHAVEALKTQGVLERELAVQVVLERARDTQHGDFATNLAMLLAKPAKTNPRQLAEKIVAEIPAHSLVSKVEIAGPGFINFFINPDSQFQIVKQIHDAGPKFGLSNIGNGKRIQVEFVSANPTGPLHVGHGRGAAYGSAVADLLEAAGFKVEREYYVNDAGRQMDILATSVWLRYLEECGEVLPFPCNGYRGEYVREIAVNLHQKAGNDYRRPADLVLEDIPADENQGGDKEKHIDALIERAKTLLGPAQYSDIFQAGLDDILADIKDDLAEFGVSYQQWFSERLLMDDGSIQQALQRLDDAGYLYKQEGATWFASSRLGDEKDRVVIRDNGQSTYFASDIAYHMNKLDRGFDRIVNIWGADHHGYIPRVKAAMQALGADESKLKVLLVQFAVLYRGDEKVQMSTRSGEFVTLRQLRNEVGKDACRFFYVMRKSEQHMDFDLKLATSKSNENPVYYVQYAYARVCSVLRQLDEKGRERNLLLGMEHLNLLTEEQETALLTTLSKYPEVLERAAQQYEPHQLIQYLRELANQFHSYYNAHQFLVEDDKVCNARLNLICAVKQVLANALTLLKINTPESM; this is translated from the coding sequence ATGAAACATAAGCTCGAATACCTGTTGCAACACGCTGTCGAAGCCCTGAAAACGCAAGGTGTTCTTGAACGCGAGCTGGCGGTGCAAGTAGTTTTGGAGCGCGCTCGCGATACCCAGCATGGGGATTTCGCCACCAATCTGGCCATGTTGCTAGCCAAACCGGCCAAGACCAATCCAAGGCAACTGGCGGAAAAAATCGTCGCCGAAATTCCCGCACACAGCTTGGTCAGCAAGGTCGAGATCGCCGGCCCCGGCTTCATCAATTTTTTTATCAATCCCGATAGCCAGTTTCAGATCGTCAAACAGATTCACGATGCCGGCCCCAAATTTGGTTTGAGCAATATCGGCAATGGCAAACGGATACAGGTCGAATTTGTTTCGGCCAACCCCACCGGACCGTTACACGTCGGTCATGGCCGCGGCGCGGCCTATGGTTCCGCGGTGGCGGACCTGTTGGAGGCGGCCGGTTTCAAGGTCGAGCGCGAATATTACGTCAACGATGCTGGCCGGCAGATGGATATTCTGGCTACCAGCGTCTGGCTACGCTATCTGGAAGAGTGCGGCGAAGTGCTGCCATTCCCTTGCAACGGTTATCGCGGCGAATATGTGCGCGAAATCGCCGTCAATCTGCACCAAAAAGCTGGTAATGATTACCGCAGGCCGGCTGATCTGGTGTTGGAGGACATTCCCGCCGACGAAAACCAGGGTGGCGACAAGGAAAAACATATCGACGCCTTGATCGAGCGGGCGAAAACCCTGCTGGGGCCGGCGCAATATAGCGATATTTTTCAGGCAGGCCTGGATGACATACTGGCCGACATCAAGGACGATCTGGCCGAATTCGGCGTCAGCTACCAACAATGGTTTTCCGAACGCCTGTTGATGGACGACGGTTCCATTCAGCAAGCCTTGCAACGGCTGGATGACGCCGGCTATCTATATAAACAGGAAGGCGCTACCTGGTTTGCCTCCAGCCGTTTGGGTGACGAAAAAGATCGGGTCGTGATTCGCGACAACGGCCAAAGTACCTACTTTGCTTCCGACATTGCCTATCACATGAACAAGTTGGATCGCGGTTTCGATCGGATCGTCAATATCTGGGGTGCCGATCATCATGGTTATATCCCGCGAGTAAAAGCGGCGATGCAAGCCTTGGGTGCCGACGAATCCAAGTTGAAAGTGCTGTTGGTTCAATTCGCGGTGTTATATCGCGGCGACGAAAAAGTGCAGATGTCTACCCGTTCCGGCGAGTTTGTCACTCTGCGCCAATTGCGCAACGAAGTCGGTAAGGATGCCTGCCGTTTCTTCTACGTGATGCGTAAATCCGAGCAGCACATGGATTTCGACCTGAAGCTGGCGACGTCCAAAAGCAACGAGAACCCGGTTTATTATGTGCAATACGCTTATGCCAGGGTTTGTAGTGTGTTACGGCAGTTGGACGAAAAAGGCCGCGAGCGCAATCTACTCCTGGGCATGGAGCATTTGAATCTGTTGACCGAGGAACAGGAAACGGCGTTGTTGACCACGCTGTCGAAATATCCGGAAGTGTTGGAACGCGCGGCGCAGCAGTACGAGCCGCACCAGTTGATTCAGTACCTGCGTGAATTAGCCAATCAATTCCACAGTTATTACAACGCCCATCAATTTTTGGTGGAAGATGACAAGGTCTGCAATGCCCGTCTCAACCTGATTTGCGCGGTGAAACAGGTATTGGCCAATGCCCTGACCTTGCTGAAAATCAATACTCCCGAATCGATGTAA
- a CDS encoding YggS family pyridoxal phosphate-dependent enzyme produces MENVAERFQHIRSQIRHAIGIAGRPRDSVQLLAVSKTKPATDIAALYRLGQRHFAENYLQEALAKQQHLAAFNITWHFIGPIQSNKTKPIAGHFDWVHSVDRLKIAQRLGEQRPAHLPPLNICLQVNISGEASKSGVSLDELPELVQAVRALPGLRLRGVMAIPEPETSYPKQRQPYRQLYQAVGQLNDPTLDSFSFGMSGDLKAAIMEGATMVRIGTALFGERL; encoded by the coding sequence ATGGAAAATGTGGCCGAGCGGTTTCAACATATACGCAGCCAGATCAGGCATGCGATCGGCATTGCCGGCAGGCCGCGCGATAGCGTGCAATTACTGGCCGTCAGCAAAACCAAGCCGGCAACCGATATTGCCGCGCTGTATCGGCTCGGGCAGCGGCATTTCGCCGAAAATTATCTGCAGGAAGCCTTGGCCAAGCAACAGCACTTGGCCGCATTCAATATTACCTGGCATTTCATCGGACCGATTCAATCCAATAAAACCAAGCCGATAGCCGGCCATTTCGACTGGGTGCATAGCGTCGATCGTTTGAAAATCGCCCAACGCCTTGGTGAACAGCGCCCGGCCCATTTGCCGCCGCTGAATATTTGCCTGCAGGTCAATATCAGCGGTGAAGCCAGTAAATCAGGCGTTAGTCTCGACGAATTGCCGGAGCTGGTCCAAGCCGTGCGCGCATTACCGGGTTTACGTTTACGCGGCGTGATGGCAATTCCGGAACCGGAAACCAGCTATCCCAAGCAGCGCCAACCGTATCGCCAGTTATATCAGGCCGTGGGGCAACTCAACGACCCAACGTTGGACAGTTTTTCCTTCGGAATGAGTGGCGACTTGAAGGCGGCTATCATGGAAGGCGCGACCATGGTCAGGATAGGCACGGCGCTGTTCGGCGAACGGCTATAA
- the tatC gene encoding twin-arginine translocase subunit TatC, giving the protein MTNQFDPLGEQPFISHLIELRDRLLRVILCVLLVFIGTAVYANEIYQYLAEPLLQHMPKNSTMIAIDVASPFFTPIKLAFVVAAFISVPYILYQFWGFVAPGLYRHEKLMVLPLLIASTVLFYAGAAFAYYVVFPLVFGYLTSAAPTGVAVMTDIATYLDFILAMFFAFGISFEIPIFTIVLVWAGITTPESLADKRPYVIVGVFVVAMFLTPPDALSQTLLAVPMCLLFESGLLFSRLFVGKRRDG; this is encoded by the coding sequence ATGACAAACCAGTTTGATCCGCTAGGCGAACAACCCTTCATCAGCCATTTGATTGAACTGCGCGATCGGTTGTTACGGGTGATTTTATGCGTGTTGCTGGTGTTTATCGGCACGGCGGTTTATGCCAACGAGATTTATCAATATCTGGCCGAACCCTTGCTGCAACATATGCCGAAAAACAGCACCATGATCGCGATAGACGTGGCTTCGCCGTTTTTCACGCCTATCAAATTGGCGTTCGTGGTGGCTGCGTTCATCTCGGTGCCTTATATTTTGTATCAGTTCTGGGGCTTCGTGGCCCCGGGCCTGTACCGCCATGAAAAACTGATGGTGCTGCCGTTGTTAATCGCCAGCACGGTATTGTTTTACGCGGGTGCCGCGTTTGCCTATTACGTGGTGTTTCCGCTGGTGTTCGGTTATTTGACTTCTGCCGCGCCGACCGGTGTGGCGGTAATGACCGATATAGCGACGTATCTGGATTTTATTCTGGCGATGTTTTTTGCGTTCGGAATATCGTTCGAAATACCGATTTTCACCATAGTGCTGGTCTGGGCGGGAATTACCACCCCGGAGAGTCTGGCGGATAAACGTCCCTATGTGATTGTCGGTGTGTTTGTGGTTGCGATGTTCCTGACGCCGCCGGATGCTTTGTCGCAAACCTTGCTGGCGGTGCCGATGTGTCTGTTATTCGAGTCCGGCTTGTTATTTTCCAGGCTTTTTGTCGGCAAAAGACGGGATGGTTAA
- the tatB gene encoding Sec-independent protein translocase protein TatB, with product MFDVGFSELIMVGLIALLVIGPERLPKAARIAGFWLGKTRTTIANVKAEIKQELHAEEMRQLLQQQHSIADELRQIAGDTQATVDEIKTSIQNGNENSQNDDKPV from the coding sequence ATGTTTGATGTCGGTTTCTCTGAATTAATCATGGTGGGGTTGATTGCCTTGTTGGTGATCGGCCCGGAACGTTTACCAAAAGCGGCGCGGATTGCAGGTTTTTGGCTGGGCAAAACTCGCACGACCATCGCCAATGTCAAGGCGGAAATCAAACAGGAATTGCATGCCGAGGAAATGCGGCAGCTGTTACAACAGCAACATTCCATCGCCGATGAGTTGCGGCAAATAGCCGGCGACACCCAGGCTACGGTGGATGAGATCAAAACCAGTATTCAAAACGGCAACGAAAACAGCCAAAACGATGACAAACCAGTTTGA
- the tatA gene encoding twin-arginine translocase TatA/TatE family subunit: MGVSMTQLLIVLVIVILVFGTKRLKNVGSDLGDAIKSFRSAMKEGGAEKNLAEKEGETLEGEVTHKEKDQA, encoded by the coding sequence ATGGGCGTTAGCATGACTCAATTGTTAATCGTACTGGTTATTGTGATTTTGGTGTTCGGGACTAAGCGGCTGAAAAATGTCGGAAGCGACCTGGGCGATGCCATTAAAAGTTTTCGTAGCGCGATGAAAGAAGGTGGCGCGGAAAAAAATCTGGCCGAAAAGGAAGGCGAGACCCTGGAAGGTGAAGTAACTCATAAAGAAAAAGATCAGGCCTAA
- a CDS encoding phosphoribosyl-ATP diphosphatase: MNDVLQQLAEVLEQRKQQSADQSYVASLYAKGLDHILKKIGEEATETVIAAKDGDKDKIIYETADLWFHCMVMLADQGLGPELVINELQRRFGLSGLREKAQRGSS; the protein is encoded by the coding sequence ATGAATGATGTTTTACAACAGTTGGCCGAAGTTCTGGAACAACGCAAACAACAATCAGCCGATCAATCCTATGTTGCCAGCCTGTATGCCAAGGGCCTGGATCATATTCTGAAAAAAATCGGCGAAGAGGCTACGGAAACCGTAATAGCAGCCAAAGACGGCGACAAGGATAAAATTATTTATGAAACCGCCGATTTGTGGTTTCACTGTATGGTAATGCTGGCCGATCAGGGTCTGGGTCCGGAATTGGTCATCAACGAATTACAACGCCGTTTCGGCCTGTCCGGCCTACGGGAAAAGGCGCAACGCGGTTCGTCCTAA
- a CDS encoding LysR family transcriptional regulator, producing the protein MDKLTSMNVFVRVAKAGSFAGAAKDLDISRAMATKHIMQLESELNTRLFNRTTRSLSLTEAGEEYLERCQQVLLDVAEMESAVTKLQTEPRGVLKICAPPVIGATHIAPGLTEYLKSYPDLSVDMILKGGQVDLIDEGVDIAIYLGQLTDTSLVARKLASSSLVVCASPDYLKAHGTPQDPEDLADHSCLINWAIPPRNKWRFKGILGDRTVTITGRMQANMADPVRNAAVNGLGLIMLPRYIVGRDIELGRLQVIMEQYAISPLAIYAVYPHRKYLSAKVRSFLDFIQAWLPHRIGMDPP; encoded by the coding sequence ATGGACAAATTAACCAGCATGAACGTGTTTGTTCGCGTCGCCAAGGCCGGCAGCTTTGCCGGTGCCGCCAAGGATCTGGACATTTCCAGAGCCATGGCAACCAAACACATCATGCAACTCGAGAGCGAGTTGAACACTCGCCTGTTTAACCGCACGACACGCAGCTTAAGTCTGACCGAGGCCGGCGAGGAGTACCTGGAACGTTGCCAACAAGTCCTGTTGGATGTAGCGGAAATGGAATCGGCCGTCACCAAGCTGCAAACCGAACCGCGCGGAGTACTAAAAATCTGCGCACCGCCTGTGATAGGTGCGACCCATATCGCCCCTGGGCTAACCGAATATCTAAAGAGTTATCCTGATCTTTCAGTTGATATGATACTAAAGGGTGGACAAGTCGATTTGATCGACGAAGGCGTCGATATCGCCATTTATCTGGGCCAACTGACCGATACCAGTTTGGTGGCTCGAAAATTGGCCAGCTCGTCGCTGGTAGTTTGCGCATCGCCGGATTATCTGAAGGCCCACGGTACGCCGCAAGATCCGGAGGATTTGGCGGATCATAGTTGTCTAATCAACTGGGCGATTCCGCCTCGAAATAAATGGCGATTCAAAGGTATACTCGGCGACCGCACAGTCACTATCACCGGCCGCATGCAAGCCAATATGGCCGACCCGGTTCGCAACGCCGCCGTCAACGGGCTTGGCCTAATCATGTTGCCTCGCTACATTGTAGGGCGCGACATCGAACTGGGCCGTTTACAGGTGATCATGGAACAATATGCCATCAGCCCGCTGGCCATATATGCGGTCTATCCGCATCGTAAATACCTGTCGGCCAAGGTTCGCTCGTTTCTGGACTTCATCCAAGCCTGGTTGCCGCACCGCATCGGCATGGATCCGCCTTGA
- a CDS encoding class I SAM-dependent methyltransferase, whose translation MIELQAKWDAIYSGHQPEFNVADVLSNNRHLLPNHGAALDLACGSGGNALFLAEHGLHVDALDISPVALACLQDQAGQRQLSVTTRQGFITPDSLDQDHYDVIVISRFLDRSLCNAIMSALKSEGLLFYQTFTRDKLDQHGPSNPDYLLERNELLDLFSPLTLVYYQENAGIGDLRHGNRNEACFIGHNIDPVSK comes from the coding sequence TTGATTGAGTTGCAGGCAAAATGGGATGCGATTTATAGCGGCCATCAACCGGAATTTAACGTCGCCGACGTGCTATCGAACAACCGCCATCTATTACCCAATCATGGCGCAGCATTGGATTTGGCCTGCGGTTCCGGAGGCAACGCCTTATTTTTGGCGGAACACGGCTTGCATGTCGATGCCTTGGATATTTCACCGGTGGCGCTGGCCTGCTTGCAAGATCAAGCCGGCCAGCGCCAACTATCGGTCACGACTCGTCAAGGCTTTATCACCCCCGATAGCCTTGATCAAGATCATTATGACGTGATTGTCATCAGTCGTTTTCTTGACCGTTCTCTGTGTAATGCGATAATGTCGGCTTTAAAATCCGAAGGCCTGTTGTTTTATCAAACATTTACCCGTGACAAGCTTGATCAACATGGCCCCAGCAACCCGGACTATTTGCTGGAACGCAACGAACTATTGGACTTGTTCTCCCCATTAACCCTTGTCTATTATCAAGAAAATGCCGGAATCGGCGACTTGCGACACGGCAATAGAAACGAAGCCTGCTTCATCGGACATAATATCGACCCGGTATCAAAATGA
- a CDS encoding rhodanese-like domain-containing protein, whose amino-acid sequence MIENLDPKQAWAVLRDNPAAVLIDVRTSIEHSFVGHPPKAIHIAWKEFPGMQLNNAFVEQVQQHVPDKSAPVLLLCRSGVRSVDAAKALEACGYQHLINILDGFEGPLDENKHRGTVGGWRFHGLPWQQS is encoded by the coding sequence ATGATAGAAAATCTCGACCCCAAACAAGCCTGGGCTGTGCTGCGGGACAATCCGGCAGCCGTACTGATCGACGTTAGAACCAGCATCGAACACAGCTTTGTCGGCCATCCGCCTAAAGCCATCCATATCGCCTGGAAAGAATTCCCCGGCATGCAGTTGAATAACGCCTTTGTCGAACAAGTACAGCAACACGTCCCCGATAAATCGGCCCCGGTCTTATTATTGTGCCGCAGCGGAGTACGTTCGGTGGATGCCGCCAAGGCACTGGAAGCCTGCGGCTACCAACACCTGATCAATATTCTGGATGGTTTTGAAGGCCCGCTGGATGAAAACAAACATCGAGGTACAGTCGGTGGCTGGCGTTTTCATGGCTTGCCTTGGCAACAAAGTTAA
- the typA gene encoding translational GTPase TypA, whose translation MIEKLRNIAIIAHVDHGKTTLVDQLLQQSGTFDAHTKVDERVMDSNALEKERGITILAKNTAIDWNGYHINIVDTPGHADFGGEVERVLSMVDSVLLLVDAVDGPMPQTRFVTKKAFALGLKPIVVINKVDRPGARPDWVVDQTFDLFDNLGATDEQLDFPIVYASALNGFAGLEADVSGGDMTPLFQTIVDKVAPPPVEVDAPFQMQVISLDYNSYVGVIGIGRIQHGKVTRNMPLTIVDNEGKTRSGRMLKLYGFHGLERVEVETAQAGDIIAFCGIENLKISETLCDPNNVVALPPLSVDEPTVSMTFQVNNSPFAGREGKFITTRQIYDRLQKELQHNVALRVETTDDPDKFKVSGRGELHLSVLIENMRREGFEMGVSRPQVIIKEIDGVKSEPYENVTIEVEEQHQGAIMEKLGDRKGDLKDMVPDGKGRIRLEYVVPSRGLLGFQTEFLTATSGSGLFYHVFDHYGPVKEGAVGNRIRGVLISMSKGKAVDYSLYPLQARGELLVVNGDEIYEGQLVGIHSRSNDLVVNPTKPKPLTNIRAAGTDDSLTCAKIQKMTLEQALEFISDDELVEVTPKSIRLRKILLTENDRKRASR comes from the coding sequence GTGATAGAAAAACTTAGAAACATCGCGATCATCGCCCACGTCGACCACGGCAAAACCACGTTAGTCGACCAACTTTTACAGCAATCCGGTACCTTCGACGCCCACACCAAAGTCGACGAACGGGTCATGGACTCCAACGCGCTGGAAAAAGAGCGCGGCATTACCATCTTGGCGAAAAACACCGCGATCGACTGGAACGGCTATCACATCAACATCGTCGACACCCCAGGCCACGCCGATTTCGGCGGCGAAGTCGAGCGGGTGTTATCGATGGTGGATTCGGTTTTATTGTTAGTGGATGCCGTTGATGGCCCAATGCCGCAAACCCGCTTCGTGACCAAAAAAGCCTTTGCCTTGGGTTTAAAACCCATTGTCGTAATCAATAAAGTGGATCGCCCCGGCGCCCGCCCGGATTGGGTGGTTGATCAAACCTTTGATTTGTTCGATAACTTGGGCGCAACCGATGAGCAATTGGATTTCCCTATTGTCTATGCCTCGGCGTTGAATGGTTTTGCCGGATTGGAAGCCGATGTGTCGGGCGGCGATATGACACCGCTGTTTCAAACCATTGTCGACAAAGTAGCCCCACCTCCGGTTGAAGTCGATGCACCGTTCCAAATGCAGGTCATCAGCCTGGATTACAACTCTTATGTCGGCGTCATCGGTATCGGCCGTATTCAACATGGCAAAGTCACCCGCAATATGCCGCTAACCATCGTCGATAACGAAGGTAAAACCCGTAGCGGCCGGATGTTGAAACTCTACGGTTTCCATGGTTTGGAACGGGTTGAAGTGGAAACCGCGCAAGCGGGCGACATTATTGCCTTCTGCGGTATTGAGAATCTAAAAATCTCGGAAACCTTGTGCGACCCTAATAATGTAGTTGCCTTGCCGCCACTATCGGTCGATGAGCCGACCGTCAGCATGACCTTCCAGGTCAATAACTCACCGTTTGCCGGTAGAGAGGGTAAATTCATTACCACCCGCCAAATTTATGACCGCTTACAAAAAGAGTTACAGCACAACGTAGCCTTGCGGGTTGAAACCACCGATGATCCGGATAAATTTAAAGTATCGGGTCGTGGCGAATTGCATTTATCGGTCTTGATCGAAAACATGCGACGCGAAGGTTTCGAGATGGGCGTTTCACGTCCACAAGTGATTATCAAGGAAATCGATGGGGTTAAATCGGAACCCTATGAAAATGTCACGATTGAAGTGGAAGAGCAACACCAAGGCGCGATCATGGAAAAACTGGGCGACCGCAAGGGTGATCTAAAAGACATGGTGCCGGATGGTAAAGGCCGTATCCGTTTGGAATATGTGGTGCCTTCGCGTGGCTTGCTGGGCTTCCAAACGGAATTCCTGACCGCAACGTCCGGATCGGGTTTGTTCTATCACGTATTCGACCATTACGGCCCGGTGAAAGAAGGTGCCGTGGGTAATCGAATTCGTGGCGTTTTGATCTCTATGTCCAAGGGCAAAGCGGTAGATTATTCTTTATATCCACTACAGGCTCGCGGTGAGCTATTAGTGGTGAATGGTGATGAAATCTACGAAGGTCAATTAGTTGGTATCCATTCGCGTAGCAATGATTTGGTGGTTAATCCAACCAAACCCAAGCCATTAACCAACATTCGCGCAGCAGGTACCGATGACAGTTTGACCTGCGCCAAAATACAAAAAATGACTTTGGAGCAAGCTTTGGAATTTATCAGCGACGATGAACTAGTCGAAGTCACACCGAAGTCGATTCGATTACGTAAAATTTTATTGACTGAAAACGACAGAAAACGCGCCTCTCGCTAA
- a CDS encoding EAL domain-containing protein, translated as MEASDLRIESINAETELKRQMQLYAMLSHINRIIIRTKDPQELYRAACRIAVEQGGFALAWVGLLNPEMDDVIPVASAGAITISQLKKLNKCNTVAFSGDKEASEDLCRTTWGNMSEQLGLHAGSSFPIRLEGKIIGAFNVAATEAGIFREAEVNLLVEVVDDISFALDVIRLEERRIAAESKMRYLVYYDSQTGMPSRALFEERLIEACKNGAAQQVVVVVVNLRRFHGIVQLLGPDAGQDIIRAMGSRLETVVTGVTVARITESKFALMLLDPEGLDLVEEMAWRIHKGLAESIAVNHQEFFLDPFIGIARYPLDGEPAEVLKHAIQAASTQDTTSTCRFFFADMDEGSRRQLNLDTALRRALERNEFILHFQPQLELSTGKIIGAEALLRWQSRDYGLVSPQDFIPLLEENGLISEVGEWVLQEACRCTRDWQNEGLPPIRMAVNLSARQFLSGDIRAMVGRILDESGLEPRWLELELTESIVLLNADNVIRTMHDLNADGVSFALDDFGTGYSSLSYLQRLPAARIKIDRSFVTNITSNPSDAAIVRAVVGMAHSLGLTVIAEGVETEGQLGFLRGVGCEEIQGYFFSRPLLADDFALLLREGRSIPPGQIDKPERVLLLVDDEPNIISALTRSLRRKGFSILSTTSAREGFDLMATYQPGVVLCDQRMPEMTGTEFLRRVKQIYPDTMRMVLSGYAELNSVIDAVNQGAVYKFLTKPWEDEALCQHIKDAFDIYELQRENRELSRLLQANQAQLESSHCGAN; from the coding sequence ATGGAAGCGAGTGATTTGCGGATTGAATCGATCAATGCGGAAACCGAGCTGAAACGCCAGATGCAGCTTTATGCCATGCTGAGTCATATCAACCGGATTATTATTCGTACAAAGGATCCGCAAGAGCTTTACCGTGCCGCTTGCCGTATCGCCGTCGAACAAGGCGGTTTTGCGCTGGCGTGGGTTGGATTACTCAATCCAGAAATGGATGACGTTATTCCGGTTGCCTCGGCCGGTGCAATCACGATATCGCAACTGAAGAAGCTGAATAAATGCAACACCGTAGCCTTTAGCGGCGACAAGGAAGCCAGCGAGGATCTGTGTAGGACTACATGGGGCAATATGTCCGAGCAGTTGGGCTTACATGCGGGAAGTTCCTTCCCTATCCGGCTAGAAGGTAAAATCATCGGCGCTTTCAATGTTGCGGCTACCGAGGCCGGGATTTTTCGTGAAGCGGAAGTCAATTTGCTGGTGGAAGTGGTGGATGATATTTCGTTTGCTCTCGATGTGATCAGGCTTGAGGAAAGACGCATCGCCGCCGAAAGTAAAATGCGTTATCTGGTTTACTATGATTCCCAAACCGGCATGCCCAGCCGAGCATTATTCGAGGAGCGGCTAATCGAGGCGTGTAAGAATGGAGCCGCTCAGCAGGTGGTCGTGGTTGTTGTTAATCTGCGTCGCTTTCATGGCATCGTGCAATTGTTGGGGCCCGATGCCGGCCAAGACATCATTCGAGCCATGGGAAGCAGGCTGGAAACGGTAGTGACCGGCGTTACTGTAGCGCGTATCACCGAATCCAAATTCGCGCTCATGCTGCTAGATCCCGAAGGACTCGATCTAGTCGAAGAGATGGCATGGCGGATTCATAAGGGATTGGCTGAGTCCATAGCGGTCAATCATCAGGAATTCTTCCTCGACCCATTCATTGGCATCGCGCGTTATCCCTTGGATGGCGAACCGGCCGAGGTATTGAAGCATGCCATACAGGCGGCATCTACCCAGGACACAACCAGCACCTGCCGTTTCTTTTTTGCCGACATGGATGAAGGGTCGCGTCGGCAGTTAAATCTCGATACCGCCCTGCGCCGGGCATTGGAACGCAATGAGTTCATCCTGCATTTTCAACCGCAGTTGGAACTGTCCACCGGTAAAATTATCGGTGCGGAGGCTTTGTTGCGCTGGCAGAGTCGTGATTACGGTTTAGTATCGCCCCAGGATTTTATTCCATTATTGGAAGAGAATGGACTGATCAGCGAAGTCGGTGAATGGGTGTTACAGGAGGCCTGCCGTTGCACTCGAGATTGGCAGAACGAAGGATTGCCGCCGATCAGGATGGCGGTCAATCTTTCGGCCAGGCAGTTTCTCAGCGGCGATATTCGGGCCATGGTTGGACGTATTCTGGATGAGTCGGGTCTTGAACCGAGATGGTTGGAGTTGGAGCTGACCGAGAGTATCGTGCTGCTGAATGCCGATAATGTAATCCGCACCATGCACGACTTGAATGCGGATGGTGTCAGTTTCGCGTTGGATGATTTCGGTACCGGCTATTCTTCATTGAGTTATTTGCAGCGGCTGCCAGCCGCTCGTATCAAGATCGATCGATCGTTCGTTACCAATATTACCTCCAATCCCAGCGACGCGGCCATCGTCCGTGCCGTTGTCGGGATGGCCCACAGTCTGGGCTTGACCGTCATCGCCGAAGGTGTCGAAACCGAAGGTCAGCTAGGATTTTTGCGCGGGGTGGGCTGCGAGGAAATTCAGGGCTATTTCTTCAGCCGTCCGTTGCTTGCGGATGACTTTGCCTTACTATTGCGCGAGGGGCGCAGCATACCGCCTGGACAGATCGATAAACCCGAACGGGTGTTGCTGTTGGTGGATGATGAGCCGAATATTATTTCCGCACTGACTCGCTCGTTGCGCCGTAAAGGTTTCAGTATCCTCAGTACCACCAGTGCCAGAGAAGGATTTGATTTGATGGCCACTTATCAGCCGGGAGTTGTGCTTTGTGACCAGCGCATGCCGGAAATGACCGGTACCGAATTCCTGCGCCGGGTCAAGCAAATTTATCCAGACACGATGCGCATGGTGCTTTCGGGTTATGCCGAACTGAATTCGGTGATCGATGCGGTGAACCAGGGCGCGGTTTACAAGTTTCTGACCAAGCCCTGGGAAGACGAGGCGCTGTGCCAGCATATCAAGGATGCTTTCGATATTTACGAGTTGCAACGGGAGAATCGTGAACTATCGCGCTTGTTGCAAGCCAATCAAGCGCAGCTGGAAAGTTCACATTGTGGCGCTAATTAA